The DNA window GGAACAGCAGGTGTTGGATTCGATGGATATCGAAAAAGAGCGCGGTATTACTATTAAAGCGCAAAGTGTGACCTTGATGTATCCTGCAGATGATGGCAATACATATCAACTTAATTTTATTGACACGCCAGGTCACGTAGATTTTTCGTACGAGGTTTCTAGGTCATTGGCAGCTTGCGAAGGCGCTCTGCTGGTAGTGGATGCTTCGCAGGGAGTAGAAGCGCAAACGGTTGCCAATTGTTACACTGCGATTGAGCAGGGTTTAGAGGTATTGCCGGTATTAAACAAAATTGATTTGCCTGCTGCAGAGCCTGAACGGGTCATTGAAGAAATTGAAGAAATTGTTGGCATAGAAGCGCATGATGCGGTACATGCGAGCGCTAAGGCCGGTATTGGCATTAAAGAAACCCTTGAGCAGATTGTGGCACGTGTCCCGGCTCCGGTGGGTGATATTGAGGCACCGTTAAAAGCCTTGATTATTGATTCGTGGTTTGACCCTTATCTGGGGGTGGTATCGTTGGTACGGGTTTTAGATGGCAAGATTGGTAAAAAAATGAAAATGCGTGTTATGTCAACCGGGGATGACCATGAGGTAACCGATGTTGGCATTTTCACACCGAAACGGACTTCTCAAGAGTTTTTAACGGCCGGTGAAGTTGGTTATGTGATTGCCGGTATTAAGGATATTGATGGTGCACCGGTAGGGGATACCTTGACGGATGCTAAAAATCCGGCAAAAGAACGTTTAGCTGGATTTAAGCCGGCGCAACCCCGTGTATTTGCAGGTTTATTCCCAATTAGTTCGGAAGATTATGAAAACCTGCGTGAAGCCTTGCGTAAACTTCGTTTGAATGATGCTGCGTTACATTTTGAACCTGAAACCTCTGAGGCTTTAGGTTTTGGTTTCCGTTGTGGGTTCTTGGGTATGCTGCATATGGAAATTGTTCAAGAGCGTTTAGAGCGCGAATATAACTTGGATTTAATTAGTACAGCGCCTACGGTGGTATATGAACTTTTAACTAAAAAAGGCGAAGTTTATAAAATTGATAACCCGTCTGAGTTGCCGGATGTGGGTACGATTGCTGAAATCCGTGAGCCGATTATTCAAGCGAATATTCTGGTACCGCAAGATTATATTGGTGCGGTGATGAAGCTCTGCATCGATAAGCGCGGCGTGCAGAAAAACATGACCTATGCCGGTAATCAAATTTCGATAAGCTTTGAAATGCCGTTAAACGAAGTGGTACTCGATTTCTTTGATCGTTTAAAATCGACTAGCCGTGGTTATGCGTCGATGGATTACGAGTTTAAGCGTTTCCAGTCCGATGATTTGGTGAAGGTGGATTTTTTAATTAACGGTGAACCTGTTGATGCGCTTTCTGTGATCACCCATCGCTCAATGGCGGTGCCGCGTGGCAAGGAAATGATTGAAAAGCTAAAGGATATTATTCCACGCCAAATGTTTGAAGTAGCCATTCAAGCAGCGATTGGTGGCAAAATTATTGGACGTACCAATGTGAAAGCCATGCGTAAAAACGTATTAGCGAAATGTTATGGCGGTGACGTTTCGCGTAAAAAGAAATTACTCGAGAAGCAAAAAGAGGGTAAGAAACGCATGAAAACCATTGGACGCGTAGAATTACCGCAGGAAGCTTTTATGGCGGTGCTGAATACCGGAGGGTCGGATAAGTGAGTTTTGAATTAATATTGGTGTTAATCACAGCCATTACCGGTGTGATTGTTTTTATCGATAAACTGGTATGGCGACGAAAAAGAGCCGAATCAGCAACGACAGAGAAAGAGCCTTTAATTATCGAGTATTCACGCTCGTTATTTCCTGTTTTTTTAATTGTTTTAGTGCTTCGATCATTCGTAATAGAGCCTTTTCGTATTCCGTCGGGTTCGATGTATCCAACCTTGCAAATTGGAGATTTTATTGTCGTTAATAAGTTTTCCTATGGAATTCGTTTACCTGTCGTACAAACAAAAATATTGCCTTTAGGTGAGGTTAAACGTGGTGATGTAGCGGTATTTCGTTATCCTTTAGATCCTAAGATTGACTATATCAAGCGTATTGTTGGTTTGCCAGGTGACACTGTGAGTTATATCGATAAGAAATTATTTATTAACGGTGAACTCGTTGAGCAAAAGCCAATAGGTCGTTATATAGGAACTGAATCAGGTTCGGTGATGACTGGAGCGGCTTTGCTTCAAGAGTTATTGCCTGGTGGCAGCCAACACGAGATATTGATTGACCCAAATCGTGCAGGTCAGCTGATGTACGAAGTAGTGGTACCCGAAGGCCATTATTTTGCGGTAGGTGACAATCGTGATCATAGTGCAGACAGCCGCATGTGGGGCTTTGTTCCTGATGAACATTTAAAAGGCCGTGCATTTGGTATTTGGATGCATTGGGATAATGGTGTGCAGTTTAATCGAATTGGTAAGGGGATTAACTGATGTCACTGGATGTGGAAAGAGAAGCCAAGCTTCGGGAATTAAGTCGTAAACTTGGTTATCAGTTTACTGAGCTGAGTTGGCTGAGCTTGGCTTTAACCCACCGTAGTCAAAATGCAAAAAACAATGAACGACTGGAGTTTTTGGGAGACAGTTTAGTAAACTTTATGATCGCTGATATTTTGTTCCATCAGTTTACTAAACTGCCTGAGGGGGATTTGAGTCGTATTCGTGCTCACTTGGTGAAGGGCGAAACCTTGGCTGAAATAGGGCGTGAATATGAGCTTAGCCAATATCTTATCCTTGGCCCCGGTGAATTGAAAAGTGGCGGCTATCGACGCAGTTCGATTATTGCTGATGCGGTCGAGGCGATTATCGCTGCGATTTATAAAGACGGTGGGCTGGAACAAACGCGTGCGTTTGTTGAGCGTATTTATGCCGGTCGCTTAGATGCGCTGGATCCGAAGAAAGTGGGCAAAGATCCTAAAACACGTTTGCAAGAAGTATTGCAAGCTGAACAACAGCCCTTGCCGGAATATAGCATTATCAGCGTTAATGGTGCAGCCCATGCGCAGAACTTTACGGTTGCGTGTTATGTGGCCAAACTGAATACAAAATTTGAAGCTACCGATACTTCTCGCCGTAAAGCCGAGCAGAAAGCGGCCGAATACGCCCTAGATGCGTTGGATGAATTATGAAACCTATAGAAATTGATTTAGAACAACCAGGCCTGGTTGAGGAATCCACCGATTTTAAAGCCGGTTTTGCCGCGGTGATTGGCCGTCCTAACGTCGGCAAATCCACATTGATGAATGAATTGTTGGGGCAAAAGCTGAGTATTACTTCGCATAAACCCCAAACCACCCGCCATCGTATTCACGGTATTTATACTGCGCAAGATCATCAAATTGTGTATGTCGATACGCCGGGTATGCACCTAGGTGGACAGAAATCAATTAACCGCTATATGAATCGTGCGGCAAAAAGTGCGTTTGCCGGTGTTGATGTTATTTTGTTTGTGATCGAAGCTGGACGCTGGAGCAAAGAAGATCAATCGGTTGCGAATCAATTAAAAGATGCCGATGCGCCCGTGGTGTTGATTGTTAATAAGGTGGATAAATTCAAACAAAAAACCGACCTGTTGCCGTTTTTGCAGTCCTTGTCCGGTAAGGTTGAATTTAGTACCTTGATTCCAGTGTCGGCGCATAAAAAAAGTGGTTTGGAGTTGATTCAAAAAGAAATTTTGGCGGTATTGCCTAATCAAGCGCCGATTTTCCCAGAGGATTATATTACTGACCGTTCAACCAAGTTTTTAATTGCTGAAATTGTGCGTGAAAAATTAATGCGTTCATTGGGTGATGAAGTGCCCTATGGTGCCACCGTTGAAATCGAACAGTTTGAGCAGGATCCTGAAACCGGTCGTTGGGAAATTAATGCGTTGATTTTGGTAGAGCGTGAAGGTCAAAAACGCATCGTGATTGGTGACAAGGGTGAAAAAATCAAACAAATGGGCATCGACGCACGTAAGGACATGATTGCACTTTTGGAAAATCGTGTGCACTTAGAACTTTGGGTCAAAGTAAAAGAAAACTGGTCTGACGATGAACGTGCGCTTGCGAGTTTGGGTTATACCGAATCACATAATTAATTAGGTGTGAAGCGAGGCGATGTTAAAACACCAGCCGGCGTTTATTTTACACAGTCGGCCTTATCGCGAAACTAGCGTGTTATTAAGCTTGTTTACACCGGAGCTTGGCAAGGTTAGCGCCAGTTTACGCGGGGTACGCTCGACTTCCAAAGCCGCGAGGCAAAAGCAGGCCTGGTTGCAGCCGTTCCAGCCCTTGTTGCTAAACTGGCGCGAGGGGACGGATGCCCAGCCGGATTGGGTCAAACCGCAAAATCTTGAACCTAACGGTAGTAACTATGGTCTAAAAGCCGATGCGAATATTTGTGGTTTATATCTCAATGAATTGCTGTATCGTTTGTTGCAACCAGGCCTGGGATTAAATGAGTTGTTTACTCAGTATCAGCAAACCTTGTTTGCGCTTTCGCAGTCGAATGAGCGTGAATTAATGGCCTGGCATTTGCGCCAATTTGAATTAGCCTTGTTGACAGAGTTGGGGTATGGCTTGGATTTAACCCAAGATGCACAAGGTCAATCAATTGAAGAAGCGGCGATTTATCGCTATCAGATGCAAACCGGATTATATAGAATAGCGCCAGATGCTGATTTGAGCGAAAGCATTACAGGCGCGTGTTTGCTAAAGCTCGCAAATCAACAATTTTGTGTCGGCTGTTTGTCTGCGTGGAAACTATTTTTACGCCGAGTATTGCAACCCCATTTAGGCGTTAAGCCCATAGCAACCCGCGCGTTATTTAACTAACTTTTCGTTTTACTTCAAGGAACCCATCACAAAATGAATCCTATTTTTCTTGGTTTAAATATTGATCACGTCGCCACCTTGCGCCAAGCGCGTGGTACTCGTTACCCTGATCCGATTAAGGCCGCGTTAGATGCGGAAATGGCGGGGGCGGATAGTATTACGTTACATTTGCGTGAAGACCGCCGTCATATTCAAGATGAAGATGTGTATCGTCTCAAAGCGTGTTATCAAACGAAGATTAACTTGGAGATGGCGGTTACTGAAGAAATGATTAATATCGCCTGTGATGTTGAACCGGAAGATGTGTGTTTGGTGCCGGAAAAACGCGAAGAACTGACCACAGAAGGCGGTTTAGATGTGGCCGGGCAGCAGGCTTGGTTAACCGAGGCTTGTGCACGTTTGGCTAAAGCAGGTTGTCGCGTGTCGTTGTTTATTGACCCGGATGAAACCCAGATTCTGGCGGCAAAAGCGGTCGGTGCGCCAGTGATTGAATTGCATACCGGTACCTATGCCGAATTATCTAAGCCGGCTGAGGTACAAGCAGAGTTAGCTCGGATTAAGCAGGCTGCTGAATTTGCCCACAGCTTAGGCTTAGTGGTGAATGCGGGCCACGGTTTGCATTATCACAATGTGCAACCGATTGCGGCGATTAAGGTAATTGAAGAACTCAATATTGGCCATGCCATTGTGGCACAAGCGGTCTATTCTGGCTTGCCGTCGGCGATTGTTGAGATGAAGCGTTTGATGGTGGAAGCGCGCCAAAATGCTTATCTAATGGATTAAGTTTTAAAAATGATAAAAGGGGTGGGTACGGATATCGTCGAAATCGAGCGGATTGATGCCTTGTGGAATAAGCAGGGTATGCGATTTGCCGAACGTTTATTGTCGTCCACAGAATTACAACACTTCTCAAATCAAATCCGGCCAGAACGATTTTTAGCCAAGCGTTGGGCGGCGAAAGAAGCGATTAGCAAAGCCTTGGGTACAGGCATTGCCCAAGGCGTCGGCTTTCTCGATATGACTATCAGTCATTCTTCGCTGGGTCAACCTCTGATCAGTCTGACGGGTGGGGCATTAGCTCGTGCAGATTTTCTGGCTATTAGCGAGTGGCATCTTTCTATATCTGATGAAAAACACTATGCCGTTGCGTTTGTGGTGGCAAGTTAATATCTTCTAGTTAAATCGGTGTAAACGTCAGACTGATTAGTGGGTTGCTGTAGCCGTCCGTTTTTTTGTATTCACGATAGCCTTCACTCACAAAGTAGCCGACTATATAGTCTTTATTATTTAACTTCCAGGTCAAGCTTCCGTTGTCAGCAGGAGCACAATCGATCAATCTTTTGGGTAGCTGAATAACCAGGCCTGGTTCAAGTTGAGGATTAGTCGATGTAATAATTGTGCCGTCAGGATGTGCGATCATACTAAATGACTGTTGTTGAATTTCCTGAATAAGGTAGCTGGGTTCACTGTCTTTCAGCATAGCTTTAAATTGCGGTTCACTATCAAACACCAACGCAATACCGCCTAGGTTTTTCTGCAGGTTTTGCCATCCTTTGATCGCCGCGTGGTAGATATAGGTTGGGCGGTTGTTGTAGAGCGGTGTTTTTTCAAATTTTGAAACTACATATTGTTGAGTGTCTTTAAGTTCAAGACAGCGTTTAACATCCTGCGTTTGAGTCAGCTTCTGTCCAACCAGTTCAGATTGACTAGGGTTGGAAACCGCTAGAATATCACCTTCTGGGCTATAGATCAGAATATTAGTGTAAACACTATAAAGCTGATTAATGTATTGTAAATCCATCTCAAGCAAGGCGCGCTGTTCTTCGGTTAACTGCTGGTTTTGTTGATACTGGGTTAAGATTTTTTGAAAATTCGAGTTTAGTGCCCACCAACGACAATCGTTTGCGCGTTCATAAAGATTTCTGTCCATGATGTCGGCAGCAAGTAGCGCACTAAAACTAACCTTATCCTTAACGGTTTCAACTAGTACTTGATGTATATGTTGAATAAAATCTTCGAAAATAGATGCAATGTTTTGACTAATCTCTTGAAATCTATCTAGAATTGGTAAGAAATATTCGACGTTTTGTTTCAGTGATGATATTTTGCCATTGAGGATAACAATCAAGAGTAGCGTGCTTACTTTAACATTCGTTCGGTCTAGTTGTTTAAGGTAAAGTGGTGAGTCAGGCTTAATGTTAAAAGGATTGCTGTCGCGTAAAACCTTTTCTTTAAAGGCGGCCTGATTGCTTAGTCGGGTGTGTGCTAACCAGGGCAGCCCAAAATAACCTTCATAACCCTGGGTATGGGTGAAAAAACTGAATTGGTTATGCTGGTTGATTGGTTGGTCAGTCACTTTCGGCTGCTCAAGACGTGTCCCGATCGCTATTTGTTCAGGGTGATTGGTCGCTAGAATTTCTCCTGATTGCTGGCAAAGCATAAGTTGGATATCTGAAGATTGAGCGGTGAGTTTGTTAAAGATCAATGCCATTTCTTGTTTAAATCGGAAACTTAAACAGAGTACGCCGAGATTTTTGTGTTGACCGCCTTGCTTTAATACAATCCGTTTTGCATAGACTAGGCTGCGCGGATTTTGAGGGAAAAGGTCGGTAGCACGCATAAACTCTTGGTAGGGCGCTTGGCCATTCAAGGCTTGGGCTATGACTGGATCTGAAGAATGTTGGCTGGTATTGTTTTCATTTAATTTAATAACAATTTGACCATTTGGTTTGACCAGCACAATGTCATCATAAACGCTATATTTAGCGACATATTCAGATAAGCGTTGATTGATAAACTGCTGTTGCTCGGCGCTTGGGTTTGCTTGCTCCATGAAGGCAATAAGATCTTCATCAGTTGCTAAAAAGCCGACATCCGCAGTGCGTTCAAAGAGATTACGAATAATTAAATCAATGCTGGCCTGGGTTTTAATTTTAACATCACTTTCCGCTTGATTTAGGTAACGACTGACGAGTGATTCAATCATCATGTCACGCAGTTGTTGGAATTCTTTTTGAGTTTCAACAATCGAAGTTAAAAGTTGAGGATGAAAAGCTTCACTGTTTATCTTGCCAACCATCGCAACCGTGGTCCACCAAGTATTTTGTTCTTCAAGTTGTTCAAGGTATTGCTTAACCTTTGGCAAATAATGCAAATACTCTAAGTTGGTATTTTCTTTGGCTTGCATGGATTAGAACTTTGATTAATCAATTTTAAGACCAATATATTATCATCATTTAATTAATCAGTGACGATCACTCATTTAAGAATTGAGCGTCAATATCAACGCAAACAACATTTTTTTCGGAAGAAAAGGTTCGATAAATGGCTTTGGAAAACGTGATGTTCAAGTTGGCATTGGGTAGCCCTATGTAGGGTGTAGAGATTTGAACCTGTTCCGGATGCTCCATGGCGTTGCGAAAATAAGCTCGTCTAGCCCAAAGTGCGCCATCACTGCGACTCAGCGGGGCATAGATTTTCGGGGTGTGAGGAGTGTAGTGTTCAGGGGTTAAGCTTTCTACGATTTGAATCCCTTCGCTATTTAGTAGGTAGATGCGTTCAACTGCGGGATGTTGCAGTAGTTCATTGGTTGCCAGTTTAAATTCGATGCCTTGGGCAATTGCTTTTGAAGCCTCAAGTAGCATATGTTTAAGCGCGAGTTTTTTGTGTGTATGGCTTCGTTGTTTTTCAGTCTGGTCATATAAGCTGCGGTGATGCAACATATGAAGTTCGTTGAATAACCAGGCCTGGTCATGCTCTCCTTTAGCGGAAGGTTTAGCAAAAAAATAGCCTTGAGCCAAGTCAGCATCAGAGTCGAGCGCTAACAAAGCGTCATCTTGATTTTCAACACCTTCTAAAGTTATTACCGCTCCGGTTTCTCGTAATAATGCAATACAGCGGGTTAACCAACGCTGCCTTGAACTATTGTTTCGAGCATTAAACAGCATTGAGCGATCAAGTTTAACAATATTGGGTTTAAGTTCCCAGATACGGTCGAAATTTGAATGACCGGTACCAAAATCATCAATCGCAATCAGAAAGCCGAGCTCACGATAATAATCAACGAATTCTTTAAGTTGCTGTGTGTTTTTGGCTGCATCTTCAAGTATTTCTAATACCAAGTTGTGTGGTGAGAAGCCTCTTTTTGTTAATTGGTGCAAAACGAGTTTCGATCGTAGATTGGTTGGATTGACTGTTGCACTGTTTAAATTAACAAACAGCCATTTATCTTCAGTATGTAGGTTTGAAAATTTATTAAGATGGTTAATAAGACAGCCACGATCAAATTTCTCTATGCAACCTTGCGTTTGGGCTGCTGCAAATGCATCAAGTGGGCTACAGATTTCACCAGAAAGATTTTGGGCGCGTAGTAAGGCTTCATATCCGACAACACGACGGTGAGCTAGGCTAACAATAGGTTGATAGTGAGAATAAATTTGAAACATAAAGACTAAACCCTTCAAAAAAATTTAAGGGGTTTCTAGCAAGACTTGTGGTAATAGTAAAGAAAGAATAACAATCAATAACTTGTATCTATATATAAGTTATTTTGATGAGTGGTCATTGTTAAGTATGGAAGGGGTATGGTTTATGCTTTTGGTGCAAATTGCACCAAAAGCATGGTTCCTTAGGTCTTAGTTTAAGTCTTGTTCTTCGAAATAACGCTCTGCATCAAGGGCAGCCATACAACCCGCGCCTGAAGAAGTAATGGCTTGTTTATAGACTTGATCCATAACATCACCCGCAGCGAAAACGCCTTTTATACTGGTTGCTGTCGCATTACCTTGCAGTCCGCTTTGTACCTTAATATAGCCATTAACCATTTCCAATTGACCTTCAAATAGCCCGGTATTGGGCGTGTGACCAATTGCAATAAATACACCAGATAAGTCAATAGCCTTGGTTTCACCGGTTTCCAGATTTTTAACCCGCATTCCAGTAACGCCAGTCTTATCTCCCAAGATTTCATCCAATGTGCTGTTCAGTTCAAGCTTGATATTACCGTCTTTTGCCTTGGCAAGCAGTTTGTCAGAAAGGATTTTTTCGCTTTTAAATTTATCTCTACGATGCACGACTGTAACTTCTGAGGCAATATTTGAAAGATACAAGGCTTCCTCGACGGCTGTATTGCCACCACCAATGACGGCAACTTTTTGGTTACGATAGAAAAAGCCATCGCAAGTAGCGCAAGCCGAAACCCCTTTACCTTTAAACGCTTCTTCTGAATCCAATCCTAAATATTTAGCTGAAGCACCGGTTGCGATAATAAGCGCGTCACAAGTATAGGTACCGTTATCGCCTTTCAAAGTGAAAGGACGCTGTTGTAAATCAGCTTGGTTAATATGATCAAAAATAATTTCGGTTCCAAAACGCTCTGCGTGCTGTTGCATACGAACCATCAGATCCGGACCCGTTAGCCCCTCAACATCCCCCGGCCAGTTATCAACCTCAGTGGTGGTAGTTAGTTGGCCACCTTGTTGCATACCGGTAATCATAACAGGGTTAAGGTTTGCACGGGCTGCGTAGACTGCAGCGGTGTAGCCAGCAGGACCCGAGCCTAAAATTAGTAGTTTGCAATGTTTATCTGCCATAGCCATTCCTTTAGTTATGATAATTATTCTTTATTGATGTCAGCGAGAACATCTGCTTGACCATCCATTTATGTTAAAATTCTAGCAGTTTTTTATCCAGACAGCGAGCCACCTTTTTTACCTGTCTTAATTTTGCACCAAATAGGAAGTATTTTGGCTTTATTTAATTCGGATGATAATTCAACATTAAACCATGATGAGCACCAGCGCTGGGTGCGTTGGAATTGGTTGTTAAAAGACCTGGCACTATTAAGTTGTATCGGGCTTGCTATTTTCTTGTTTGTGGTGCTTTTTAGTTTTCACCCTGAAGACCCCGGTTTTCAGAAGGTCGGTCATGCCGAGCAATACCATAACTACGGTGGAGCGACCGGGGCTTGGTTATCGTCTTTTTTGCTCTATCTTTTTGGTGTTTTCGGTTTTGCTTGGCCATTCGGAATTTTGATGGCAGGTTGGGTGACTTTAAAAATTAGAGCCAATCCGGACTTTGATTGGGGTCGTTTTTTATTAAGCCTGAGTGGTTTGATGTTGATTGTGCTAGCTGGTTCTGGCATGGCCAATCTATTTTTGCACCCTGAAAATTGGCTTGTAGAACTGCCGTATTTCTCAGGTGGAGTGCTGGGTTATGAGTTGAGTATGTGGTTGGTTGGGTTGTTTGATCTATTGGCAACGACTCTGATACTTTTAATTCTTTTTGCCGTGGGTTTGAATATGTTGATCGGCCAATCCTGGTTAACTATCAGTGAAGTAACCGGGCGTGCCACTTGGTGGTTGGTTTATCAAATTCTCAAAAGATTACCCACGGAACGTTGGCGAGGACTGAGTTTAAGTCAGATTTGGAATAGATTGAGCTTAGCCGAAAAAATTAAAAACTGGATAGTAAGATATCAAGCTGAAAAAGCCAAGCTAAAACAAAAGAAATCAAAGCCCTTACAAGCACAAGGGCAGACTCTAGGTTCACGCCAATGGAGCGAGTCAAATCATGTGGTTACCCCCACTATCCACAAGTCTGCTGCTCAAGCAGAAAGCATTAACCATTTAGAACCTGTTCAGGTTCACAAACCTATGGCGCCTATGATGGAAAAGGTTGGGGCCATTAATCCAAACTTGCCGGAGTTTGAAGTTGAACCGGTTTCGGTAAAAGATGATCTGGTTCAAGATGAAACTATGGCTTTTCAATCAGTCCAACAACCTAGCCAACCAACGCTTGCTCAACAAGGCGCGGTGGCGATAGAGCCTAAGTATCGTGCTGATTCAGCCAGTTATCAGGTTAAGGAGCCGGAGCTGCCGGATCTCTCCTTGCTAGATCCATCGCCGGTTTATGATGATGCTTATTCCGAAGAAGAGCTGCAAGCCATGTCGTTGCTGCTTGAGACACGTTTGCAAGAATTTGGTGTCACGGTGACGGTTGAGGCGGTGCTACCGGGTCCGGTGGTTACTAGTTTTGAACTGATGCCTGCGGCTGGTGTTAAAGTCAGCCAGATCTCTAATTTATCTAAAGACCTAGCACGTGCACTGGCCGTGCAAGCGGTGCGCGTGGTCGATGTTATTCCTGGTAAATCTTGTGTCGGTATTGAAATCCCGAATGCTAAGCGTGAAATTGTTGGCTTTAGCGATGTTTTGTCATCAGAAGCTTTTCAAAAGAGTAGTGCGCCCTTAACATTAGGCCTAGGTAAGGATATATCCGGTAAGCCGGTGGTAGCCAATTTAGCTAAGATGCCGCATGTTCTGGTTGCAGGAACAACCGGTTCCGGTAAATCCGTTGGTGTTAACAGTATGATTTTAAGTATGTTGTATAAAAGTACCGCTAAGGATGTTCGCTTGATTATGGTGGACCCAAAAATGTTGGAGTTGTCAATTTATGAGGATATTCCGCATTTATTGACCCCGGTAGTTACTGATATGTCAGATGCTGCCAACGCTTTGCGCTGGTGTGTGTTTGAAATGGATCGACGTTATATGCTAATGGCCAAAATGGGGGTTAGAAACATCGCCGGATTTAATGAAAAAGTACAGGCTGCGATTGATAAGGGCGAACCAATTCCTGATCCTCTATATCAACAAGCTCAAACCATGAGTTTTGAGATGTCTGATGCTCCGCCAACGCTTGAACCCTTGCCTTACATTGTGGTGGTAATCGACGAGTTTGCAGACATGATTATGGTTGTAGGCAAAAAAGTTGAGGAACTGATAGCACGCTTGGCACAAAAGGCAAGGGCGTCTGGTATTCATTTGATATTGGCTACTCAACGTCCTTCGGTTAATGTTATTACCGGTTTGATTAAAGCAAACATTCCAACACGTATTTCGTTTCAGGTTTCGTCAAAAATAGATTCGCGCACGGTTCTGGATCAAATGGGCGCTGAGCAATTATTGGGTATGGGGGATATGCTCTATCTTCCGCCTGGAAGCGGAGCACCTATTAGGGTTCACGGTGCTTTTGTGTCGGATGACGAAGTGCATCGAGTAGTAGATTTTATCAAGCAGCAGGGTGCCCCTCAATACCTTGAAGCCATTACTCGTGATCCAGAGTCGATGATGGCAGCGGGTGGCGCAGCGGCTGATCCCAGTGATGCTGAGCAAGATGTTATTTATGATGAAGCGGTTGAGTTTGTGGTGCAAAGTGGTCGGGTGTCGATCTCATCTGTTCAGCGCCGTTTTAAAATTGGTTATAACCGTGCGGCACGAATTGTCGAAGCGATGGAATCTGCTGGGGTAGTTTCTACTATGCAAGCAAATGGCAACCGCGAAGTTTTAATTCCACGGTCTGAATAAGGACAACATAATGAAAAAAATAGTCTATGCGTTGAGCTTCGTTGGTCTAGTATTACCAGGCCTGGTGGCTGCTGAAGTTCATCCACTGCAGCAGCTTGTTAATCAACTCAAAACCTTTTCCGCTGATTTTGTGCAAGAGCGTGAAGAAGAATATTTTTTTCGTATTGAGCGATCAACAGGCA is part of the Thiomicrospira microaerophila genome and encodes:
- a CDS encoding cache domain-containing protein, encoding MQAKENTNLEYLHYLPKVKQYLEQLEEQNTWWTTVAMVGKINSEAFHPQLLTSIVETQKEFQQLRDMMIESLVSRYLNQAESDVKIKTQASIDLIIRNLFERTADVGFLATDEDLIAFMEQANPSAEQQQFINQRLSEYVAKYSVYDDIVLVKPNGQIVIKLNENNTSQHSSDPVIAQALNGQAPYQEFMRATDLFPQNPRSLVYAKRIVLKQGGQHKNLGVLCLSFRFKQEMALIFNKLTAQSSDIQLMLCQQSGEILATNHPEQIAIGTRLEQPKVTDQPINQHNQFSFFTHTQGYEGYFGLPWLAHTRLSNQAAFKEKVLRDSNPFNIKPDSPLYLKQLDRTNVKVSTLLLIVILNGKISSLKQNVEYFLPILDRFQEISQNIASIFEDFIQHIHQVLVETVKDKVSFSALLAADIMDRNLYERANDCRWWALNSNFQKILTQYQQNQQLTEEQRALLEMDLQYINQLYSVYTNILIYSPEGDILAVSNPSQSELVGQKLTQTQDVKRCLELKDTQQYVVSKFEKTPLYNNRPTYIYHAAIKGWQNLQKNLGGIALVFDSEPQFKAMLKDSEPSYLIQEIQQQSFSMIAHPDGTIITSTNPQLEPGLVIQLPKRLIDCAPADNGSLTWKLNNKDYIVGYFVSEGYREYKKTDGYSNPLISLTFTPI
- a CDS encoding sensor domain-containing phosphodiesterase, translating into MFQIYSHYQPIVSLAHRRVVGYEALLRAQNLSGEICSPLDAFAAAQTQGCIEKFDRGCLINHLNKFSNLHTEDKWLFVNLNSATVNPTNLRSKLVLHQLTKRGFSPHNLVLEILEDAAKNTQQLKEFVDYYRELGFLIAIDDFGTGHSNFDRIWELKPNIVKLDRSMLFNARNNSSRQRWLTRCIALLRETGAVITLEGVENQDDALLALDSDADLAQGYFFAKPSAKGEHDQAWLFNELHMLHHRSLYDQTEKQRSHTHKKLALKHMLLEASKAIAQGIEFKLATNELLQHPAVERIYLLNSEGIQIVESLTPEHYTPHTPKIYAPLSRSDGALWARRAYFRNAMEHPEQVQISTPYIGLPNANLNITFSKAIYRTFSSEKNVVCVDIDAQFLNE
- the trxB gene encoding thioredoxin-disulfide reductase, translated to MADKHCKLLILGSGPAGYTAAVYAARANLNPVMITGMQQGGQLTTTTEVDNWPGDVEGLTGPDLMVRMQQHAERFGTEIIFDHINQADLQQRPFTLKGDNGTYTCDALIIATGASAKYLGLDSEEAFKGKGVSACATCDGFFYRNQKVAVIGGGNTAVEEALYLSNIASEVTVVHRRDKFKSEKILSDKLLAKAKDGNIKLELNSTLDEILGDKTGVTGMRVKNLETGETKAIDLSGVFIAIGHTPNTGLFEGQLEMVNGYIKVQSGLQGNATATSIKGVFAAGDVMDQVYKQAITSSGAGCMAALDAERYFEEQDLN
- a CDS encoding DNA translocase FtsK codes for the protein MALFNSDDNSTLNHDEHQRWVRWNWLLKDLALLSCIGLAIFLFVVLFSFHPEDPGFQKVGHAEQYHNYGGATGAWLSSFLLYLFGVFGFAWPFGILMAGWVTLKIRANPDFDWGRFLLSLSGLMLIVLAGSGMANLFLHPENWLVELPYFSGGVLGYELSMWLVGLFDLLATTLILLILFAVGLNMLIGQSWLTISEVTGRATWWLVYQILKRLPTERWRGLSLSQIWNRLSLAEKIKNWIVRYQAEKAKLKQKKSKPLQAQGQTLGSRQWSESNHVVTPTIHKSAAQAESINHLEPVQVHKPMAPMMEKVGAINPNLPEFEVEPVSVKDDLVQDETMAFQSVQQPSQPTLAQQGAVAIEPKYRADSASYQVKEPELPDLSLLDPSPVYDDAYSEEELQAMSLLLETRLQEFGVTVTVEAVLPGPVVTSFELMPAAGVKVSQISNLSKDLARALAVQAVRVVDVIPGKSCVGIEIPNAKREIVGFSDVLSSEAFQKSSAPLTLGLGKDISGKPVVANLAKMPHVLVAGTTGSGKSVGVNSMILSMLYKSTAKDVRLIMVDPKMLELSIYEDIPHLLTPVVTDMSDAANALRWCVFEMDRRYMLMAKMGVRNIAGFNEKVQAAIDKGEPIPDPLYQQAQTMSFEMSDAPPTLEPLPYIVVVIDEFADMIMVVGKKVEELIARLAQKARASGIHLILATQRPSVNVITGLIKANIPTRISFQVSSKIDSRTVLDQMGAEQLLGMGDMLYLPPGSGAPIRVHGAFVSDDEVHRVVDFIKQQGAPQYLEAITRDPESMMAAGGAAADPSDAEQDVIYDEAVEFVVQSGRVSISSVQRRFKIGYNRAARIVEAMESAGVVSTMQANGNREVLIPRSE